The region ACCAAAGGGATCCGCAAAGGAGATAAAAGTCtcaaaacttattaaaaatattaataataataataataatagatataaatttataatttaaactcCTCGTTGGTTGATGTATGTAACACTtgtctttttattaataaaaaaattgaagagctGTTATGTTTGGGATAATGGAAgcattctttctttgttttgattttttaaaaaaaaattataataatatgagatgaggaaaaagaaaaaaaaagagagattttaTTTCACATAATGATACTAGTAatcatttgatttgattgtaaaatatttgattaaaaaattgaaaattttatttttattcattctcTTCAAGAATAAAGGTATATGGGAGAtgtgaattaaaaaattaggaATTATTAAAGCAAAGAAATCTCCAGATTTGATGGACAACAGCCGGCAAGATAAGCATCGAAGTTAGGctttttgtttgtgaatttgTGGGATGTAGTGAGTGGAGTGAATCATTGATGGGTAGGAAAATAGGGGGACTGTTGATACTTGATAGTCTTTGTTTCACATGGACTTGACTTATTGAATGTACTTCACAATTGACAAAAAAGATCATGTGAGACAAAGTTCATGCTTATCATAGATGGATTATGTGTCTTCTGACTCTTCTTATGTGCTCAACCTCAATAAACAACTCTCCAAAATTCTAAGGGCCACATGCAAAAGTAAGTTGGATTATTCTTTGCCTTGTAACCAAGGATTTGgtgcattgaaaaaaaaaactgtattattaaaaaatcttcTTAGCCAGCCTTTAAACAAACCGGGCATTTGGTCTAGTGGTATGATTCTCGCTTTGGGTGCGAGAGGTCCCGAGTTCGATTCTCGGAATGCCCCCGCCTGGACTTGTTTTTTCATCATCTGAGATAGGCATGTTCCAGATAAATTAGTAAATTgtaaaatatatgcatattcattatttatcgacatataatttattaattttatttttctataaccCCGCGGTTTCGGAGTTCCGACTTCACTGGtggaagttatatatatatgtacattattttattttattttatttttaaaaatttttttcaggttttaGGAAAAATGCTCATAGAGAAACCAACAAAATGCACTTGCACAACGCATGTGAATTCTCAataattctttttcatatttataatataacttCATTTTTCAAGCACTCACCACGTTTGGCATGCAAATTTGTGGTGCACAGTAACCCCCATCAATCAATTCGATCAAATCCGCAAACAACCATTTAACATATTCCACAACCATCCAAACTTTTGAGTTTTGACAACTGATAATATGAATAGAAATAACACATTATTATCATAGCACAGTATATGATCATATAGCTCCAAACTTTAACTCATAATGATGTCagataaaaatcaaacaagacTATAATCATCAACCAAGAAAACAATTATTAGACATACTCGAGCAAGAtcttacatatataataattacatgCCAAAATAATTAGCATGATCAAGCCTGACCAGCACTTCCCACTGGTTGCATTGCAGCATTGCAGGGCTCGATATCTACTCCTGCTTGCTCTGTTTTATATCATTGTACCAACAGCCTCATATTCCATCTGAATATGAGAGAATTTCAACAACTTCATGGTTCAAAGCTGCGAGGGATAGAACATAAAGCACTTGATAACCTTTTAGAAACAACATAACCCAATACATTGCCTCGGCCAACCAACGATCTATGGGTCAATCTTCCACGACATTCACAAGTTCATATTCCACCAATGAAAGGTTGTTGTCCTCTTTAACTGTAAATTCAGCTGGGTCTGTGACTTCAACACGACCCCATTTATCAACCGCAAGCCTCATTGATCCTTTAAACATGTCTATCTTTGCATTGCGGAGTATTACAGTTGCTCCAGTCTTCAGTAGCTCCACTGTGCATAATAAGCCTTTTGTCAACAAATAATTACCAAACAAGTAACTAACAACATGATTGAAAGGCAAGTATGGGTGAATTGGTATACtgtattatataaactaatgagGAAGCTGAAAACTAGAAATTACGTTGTTATGAAAATAAGTAACCGTCTggcacaaataaatgataaGCATACAAAGCATGAACACTGGTAGCTAAAACAAGTTTCAAGTATGATGGGGAAAATGAAAATGGTTTTAGACAATGTTAAACTGAGAAATAAGTCAAGTAAAATACTAAAATGCAAACCCAAACGTAAAACCTTTTCCCTTTAAAGCTTTAACTATGGTGTAAATCACAAGGACAGAAGGAAAGAAGACAGCTGAAGTTAATAGCGATAGCGCATATTTGAAATTGCACATAGCCATGCAGAAGTAGAAAAACAACAGCACTCTACAGTATGATTTAACCAACAAGTCTGTTAAGAGGGTAAATATACTACCTTGCTCATTCCTCGCTGTAAAAATGATTGTTCCAGTCTCATCTCCAACCAAGCATTCAGCAATACGCATCTGGCGAACGTGCGGTCCATCAGGGCGCCCCTTCTGCACAACCATCTTTGATTCCACAACCTTCACAGTGAGCGTATGTCCATTTGTCCCAGGTCGAAGCTGATCAATCTTCGTGAAAACTGGCTTTCTTAATCCAGGCTTTGATTCCGCCATGTTATGCCCAAATACTATATTGTACAACACAGATTACTCCTCAAATACAACTCAAAATCAATCACATAACCACAAAAACCATATGATTAACACACAAGAACATTCATTTTGGCACAAAAAAACAGAGTCAAATACATTCCAAATTAACATAAAACCTCATGCACAATCAATATAAAACTGGAACAGCATGATAGATTTTTGCTGTTCAGAGGATTGATTATAAGCTAGAAAATAGGCATCTTATGCATCGAATCCTGCCCTTCTCAGTGTCATCATCCATATACTTCAAACACTAATCCACATCAAGATCCaaattactaaataaaattgaattaagtTCATTTTCTCAGCAACTATT is a window of Dioscorea cayenensis subsp. rotundata cultivar TDr96_F1 chromosome 5, TDr96_F1_v2_PseudoChromosome.rev07_lg8_w22 25.fasta, whole genome shotgun sequence DNA encoding:
- the LOC120260447 gene encoding uncharacterized protein At4g28440-like yields the protein MAESKPGLRKPVFTKIDQLRPGTNGHTLTVKVVESKMVVQKGRPDGPHVRQMRIAECLVGDETGTIIFTARNEQVELLKTGATVILRNAKIDMFKGSMRLAVDKWGRVEVTDPAEFTVKEDNNLSLVEYELVNVVED